A genomic region of Cannabis sativa cultivar Pink pepper isolate KNU-18-1 chromosome 1, ASM2916894v1, whole genome shotgun sequence contains the following coding sequences:
- the LOC115705826 gene encoding CRM-domain containing factor CFM3, chloroplastic/mitochondrial yields MALSPFSLNPSTSFSSSSSSSLLSCNFIKTQSLHLLLLHSQTHTSIAYRALKFRTCCAQRAVQVDTLQQPERVEVAFETAKQRKKRKPRPSFLEQIQYKWSAKPGSLRQKFPWQEQKEKEDEEAKEEDKENVSEQFTDDAYEIEPENQPSLSDSVNFARPSSVISAPWDHGKKPFKREAKPETEIPENGEGFNELKDDDVKKPSGIFEREFQYGNNGVERPSSIIQREFQATSDGISKEEKTVSMDVDKTLYGNGENVNLIDSDYDSDDSVLELREGDKVNRRRSSTVMAEKMLPEHELKRLRNVSLRMLERTKVGAAGITQALVDAIHEKWKLDEVVKLKFEEPLSSNMRRTHKILETKTGGLVIWRSGSSVVLYRGMNYNLRCVQSYTKQIKMYSHTLPYLEEGVTSDPIHDIQEKDSVKTKDSAKGLPEGDITDLNDLNQFLDELGPRFIDWLGREPLPVDADLLPAVVPNYKPPFRLLPHGVKLGLRNREMTAFRRIARTIPPHFALGRNRELQGLARAVVKLWERSAIAKIAIKRGVQNTCNERMAEELKTLTGGTVLSRNKDFIVFYRGNDFLPPVVTHALKERRKLRDLEQDKEEQARKMAPAFIELKSKVLSDQLVAGTLAESKAAIARWGKQPNNADIKEMIKESTLARRASILRHLEKRLSLAKGKLKIADKALAKVQKNLDPSELPDDLETLTDEERFLFRKMGLSMKPFLVLGRRGVYGGTVENMHLHWKYRELVKIFVRGKSVAQVKHIAISLEAESKGVLVSIDKTTKGIAIIVYRGKNYQSPLTFRPKNLLTRRQALAQSVELQRREALRHYISDLMERIELVKSEMVEETRNGNMTDAEDSLQKTEEFSLSSEEEETEDDEGDEPYLEPYDCAADDDEDYYNEHEES; encoded by the exons ATGGCGCTCTCCCCGTTTTCACTGAATCCATCAACTTCTTTTTCTTCCTCGTCGTCCTCATCATTATTATCATGCAATTTCATTAAAACTCAGTCACTGCATCTTCTACTTCTCCATTCCCAAACTCACACCTCCATTGCTTACAGAGCTTTAAAGTTCAGAACTTGTTGTGCTCAGCGGGCTGTCCAAGTTGATACCTTGCAACAACCCGAACGAGTTGAAGTAGCGTTTGAGACCGCGAAGCAGAGGAAAAAGAGGAAGCCCAGGCCAAGCTTTTTAGAGCAAATTCAGTATAAATGGTCTGCGAAACCTGGGTCTCTGAGACAGAAATTTCCTTGGCAAGAACAGAaggaaaaagaagatgaagaagctAAGGAAGAGGATAAGGAGAATGTGAGTGAGCAGTTTACTGATGATGCCTATGAAATTGAGCCGGAAAATCAACCATCGTTGAGTGACTCAGTAAATTTTGCTCGGCCGAGTAGTGTTATTTCGGCTCCCTGGGATCATGGAAAGAAACCCTTTAAACGCGAGGCTAAGCCTGAGACTGAAATCCCGGAAAATGGTGAAGGGTTCAATGAACTTAAAGATGATGATGTTAAGAAACCCAGTGGCATATTTGAAAGAGAATTTCAATACGGCAATAATGGTGTTGAAAGACCCAGTAGCATAATTCAGAGAGAATTTCAAGCAACAAGTGATGGAATTTCAAAGGAGGAAAAGACGGTTTCAATGGATGTTGATAAAACTCTTTATGGGAATGGAGAGAATGTGAATTTGATTGACTCTGATTATGATTCTGATGATTCGGTATTGGAACTGAGGGAAGGAGACAAGGTGAATAGGAGAAGGAGTAGCACGGTAATGGCGGAGAAAATGCTTCCCGAACACGAACTTAAGAGGCTCAGAAACGTTTCTTTGAGAATGCTGGAGAGGACAAAGGTGGGAGCTGCAGGTATAACACAAGCTTTGGTGGACGCCATTCATGAAAAGTGGAAGTTAGATGAAGTGGTGAAGTTGAAGTTTGAAGAGCCTCTTTCCAGTAACATGAGAAGGACACATAAAATTTTAGAG ACTAAAACTGGAGGTTTGGTTATATGGAGATCAGGCAGTTCAGTAGTCTTGTATAGGGGAATGAACTACAACTTACGTTGTGTACAATCATATACCAAACAAATAAAGATGTATTCACACACGTTGCCATACTTAGAAGAAGGTGTCACAAGTGATCCCATACACGATATACAAGAGAAGGATTCAGTTAAAACTAAGGATTCAGCAAAGGGTCTGCCTGAAGGAGATATCACAGACTTGAATGATCTTAACCAGTTCTTAGATGAGCTAGGACCACGTTTTATCGATTGGTTAGGTCGTGAGCCGCTCCCTGTTGATGCCGATTTGCTACCTGCAGTGGTTCCAAACTATAAGCCTCCATTCAGACTTCTCCCTCATGGAGTAAAACTTGGTCTGCGAAACAGGGAGATGACAGCATTTCGTAGGATTGCAAGAACAATTCCTCCACATTTTGCTTTAG GGAGAAACCGAGAACTACAGGGTTTGGCTCGGGCTGTGGTGAAGCTGTGGGAAAGGAGTGCCATTGCTAAGATAGCCATCAAACGAGGTGTACAAAATACATGTAATGAGAGGATGGCGGAAGAACTCAAG ACGTTAACAGGCGGAACAGTACTTTCTAGAAACAAAGATTTTATCGTCTTTTACAGGGGAAATGACTTCTTGCCGCCTGTTGTAACGCATGCCTTGAAAGAGAGGAGAAAGCTAAGAGATCTTGAGCAAGACAAGGAAGAACAGGCCCGAAAGATGGCCCCAGCCTTCATTGAGTTGAAAAGCAAAGTTTTATCTGACCAATTGGTTGCTGGAACCCTTGCAGAATCAAAGGCAGCAATTGCCCGCTGGGGTAAACAGCCAAACAATGCGGATATTAAAGAAATGATAAAAGAATCAACTTTGGCAAGACGTGCATCCATACTCAGACATCTTGAGAAGAGACTATCTCTT GCAAAAGGGAAGCTAAAAATAGCTGATAAAGCTTTAGCAAAGGTGCAGAAAAATTTGGATCCATCGGAGCTTCCTGATGACCTGGAAACCTTAACTGATGAAGAGAGATTTTTGTTCCGCAAGATGGGTCTGAGCATGAAACCTTTCCTGGTTCTAG GAAGGCGAGGAGTTTATGGTGGTACCGTAGAGAACATGCACTTGCATTGGAAATATCGTGAGTTGGTGAAAATCTTTGTGAGAGGAAAGAGTGTAGCACAAGTAAAACACATTGCTATTTCATTGGAAGCTGAGAGCAAAGGGGTACTAGTATCTATAGATAAAACTACGAAAGGGATCGCAATTATTGTCTATCGTGGGAAGAACTATCAGTCCCCTCTTACTTTTAGACCTAAGAATTTATTGACAAGAAGGCAGGCATTAGCTCAGTCAGTTGAACTGCAAAGACGAGAG GCATTGCGGCATTACATCTCAGACTTGATGGAGAGGATTGAGTTAGTGAAGTCTGAAATG GTGGAAGAAACAAGAAATGGGAACATGACTGATGCTGAAGACTCGTTGCAGAAAACAGAGGAATTTTCTCTGTCatccgaagaagaagaaa